The region AAAAGTAACAGACAGTAACTTAAGTGATTCTTGGAACATTATAACAAGTAACCATCTCTACTGAAGCATCATGAGGTTCATCTTCTGCAGAAGAAATGAGCGAATGACTGCCTTAATTTCTGACAGAAGCTTATTATTTCCCAGTATCTTCGTCAGAAGAGTATCAATACAATACTCAGCAAAGTTCGAGATATGCCGAACGATGACCCTCTTGATTAATTCAGCCAACTGTTCCTTCAAGTTGGAGGTCATCCGGCGCATAACATCTGCCAGGGAGACAACTATTTCCTGACAGAAGGTGTTAACAGCAGCTGCACCGAAAGCTCCTCCGAGGGCGATTCCTCGAGGACCCAAAAGAAGTCCGCCAAACACAGCGCTGGCTCCCACCAACATGCAACCTGCAAACAAAGTTGCCAAATTTAAAATAATAGCTGCAAGATCAGAATTGACATTTCTTGACATCAGAAACTTTTAAAATTATAAGTAATAGACACTTGCTTTgttttcctttccaatacttatgtTATCCCATGGGGATCCTTTTCTCCTTATCTTTTGTCAATTGTATCCATCTTtatcttacactgactgacagtgacaatgcaacaccaaggaggagtggttcgaaagggatgaaagttggggaaaaaacagagacggcacggatgaataattgatgttt is a window of Anabrus simplex isolate iqAnaSimp1 chromosome 13, ASM4041472v1, whole genome shotgun sequence DNA encoding:
- the LOC136885045 gene encoding protein Nazo — protein: MSKLRNPQSASTKQMTMLVEKLGDAKQIRVLKGAPEMETVASCMLVGASAVFGGLLLGPRGIALGGAFGAAAVNTFCQEIVVSLADVMRRMTSNLKEQLAELIKRVIVRHISNFAEYCIDTLLTKILGNNKLLSEIKAVIRSFLLQKMNLMMLQ